The genomic region CGCGAGCGTGCGCGCGAGCGCCTGATCTTCGCGCTCGACGTTTCGACCGCGCGCGAGGCGGGAGTTCTCGTCCGCCAGCTTCGCGACAGCGTCGGCATGTTCAAGGTCGGCAAGCAACTCTTCCTTCGCGAAGGCCCGCGCATCATCTCGTACATCCGCGAACGCGGCGCCGAGGTCTTCCTCGATCTCAAGTTCCACGACATCCCGCAGACCGTTGCACGCGCATCGGTCGAGGCCACGCGGCTCGGCGTCGCGATGTTCAACGTGCATGCGTCGGGCAGCACGCCGATGATGCGCGAGGCCGTGCGCCAGGTTCGCCGCGCATGCCGCACCGAGCATCTGCGGCGGCCGCGCATGCTTGCCGTCACGGTGCTGACGAGCCTTTCGGCAACCGAGCTGACCAGCGTCGGCGTGTCCGCACCGGTCGAGGACCAGGTGCTCCGGCTCGCGCTGCTCGCGATGGAATCCGGGATGGACGGCGTGGTTGCGTCGCCGCACGAGATCCGCGTGATCCGCGAAGCGTGCGGCCCGCGCTTCCTGATCGTGACGCCGGGAATCCGCCGCACCGCCGACGACAAGGGCGACCAGACGCGCGTCAACGGCCCCGCCGAAGCCGTTGCCGCCGGCGCCGATTACGTCGTCGTCGGACGGCCGATTCGCGAAGCCAACGATCCGCGCATGGAAGCCGAGCTGATCATCGACGAGATTGCCGAAGCGCTGCTGAATCGCAGACGCATCTGACGATCCTGGCGCGCGGACGATCCTGGTGCGCAGACGCACCTGACAAAGCGTGCGTGCGACGCGCCGTTTCTTCGCGTACGCGCGCTCGCGCGAACGATTTGCTCCGGTAGCGTAGGCCCCGATGTTTCGTGCCCTCAAGGAACGCCGCCGCCGCCGCTTGCGCGAAACTCCGCCTGACGCGGCATGGGAGGCAATGCTCGAACGCCGCCTCGTGCTGTACCGCCGGCTTCCGCCCGCCGATCGAAGCGAGCTTGCCGGGCACATGCACGTGCTGCTCGCCGAGAAAAATTTCGAGGGTTGCGGCGGATTCGAGATGACCGACGAGGCGAAGGCGCTGATCGTCGCGCAGGCCTCGCTCCTGCTGCTCCATCGCGAGAGCGACTACTACCCCGCGCTGCAGAGCGTGCTCGTCTATCCCGATGCGTACGTCGTGCCCGTGCAGTACGAAGCCGGCGGCGGCATGGTGGTCGAGGAACATGTCGATCACATCGGCGAGAGCTGGCAGACCGGCAGCCTGATCCTGTCGTGGAAAGACGTCCTTCTCGGCGCCGCCGGCCGCGACCGCGGCTGCAACGTCGTGCTGCACGAATTCGCGCACCAGATCGACGCGGAAACCGGCGACACCGACGGCACGCCGCCGATTGCCGATCCCGAGCTTGCTGCACGCTGGACGCAGGTGTTCGAGCGCGAGTACGAAAAACTCTGCGAGATGGCCGACCGCCGCCGCCGTACGTTCATCGACGAGTACGGCGCGACGCATCCGTCGGAATTCTTCGCGGTCGCGACGGAGCATTTCTTCATGGAGCCGGCTGCGTTCGCGAAGCGGCATGCGGAGCTGTACCGCGTGCTCAGCGCGTTCTGGCAGCAGGATCCGGCGCGGTGGTAGAGAAATCGCTCATTTCCGCCGAACGGCTGCGTCTCAGCAGGAAGATGACGGTCTCCCTGGTTGCGGTGGTGAACTCCCATTGCAGCTGAGCCGAAGAGCATTGCGCGCATATAGCTTCCGAGCGAGCGGTTGGATAACTTGCCACTCCAGCACCACATGCACTTGGGTTGGCAGAATCAATCCACACTTTCGTGATGCATTTCTTGTTACCATTCGCTCTCGGTATTCGAACAGATAGTCACCACAGCCGCACACGTTCTTCGGGCGACACGAAGAGCTTATCTCCCGGCTGAATATTGAACGCCTCATACCAACTGTCGATGTTGCGCAAAACCCCATTCACGCGATACTGCCGCGGCGAGTGCGGATCTGTCTTCACCTGATTTCTAAGGAATTCCTCGCTGACTTTTCCACGCCAGGCTTGAGCCCAGCCTAGAAAGACGCGCTGGTCACCGGTGAAGCCATCAAGCGTGGGAGGCGGTACACCGCCCAATGCGGCGTGATAGGCGTCGATTGCCAGTAGCACTCCGCCAAGATCCGCGATGTTTTCTCCGAGTGTCAGTTGCCCGTTCACGTGAATCCCTGGCAGCGGAACGAACTGCTCGTACTGTCGCCGCAGCTCAGTAGACCGCGTACGAAACGCCTCATCGTCGGCCTTAGACCACCAATTGCGCAGGCGCCCCTGGCTGTCGAGCTTTCGCCCTTGATCGTCAAAGCCGTGCGTCCACTCGTGTCCAATGTAGGCACCAATGGCACCGTAGTTGACGGCTGCATCCGCTTGGGGATCGAACATCGGAGGTTGAAGTACGGCCGCTGGGATATCTATGTGGCGTCGATCGCCGTCGTTTGAGGCATTATTTGTCTGTGGAGTGAACCAGACCCATTCGTTCCGATCGACGCGGCGCTGCAACCTCTGCATCTCATGGGCCCACTGCGCCTCCGCTGCGCGTCGTACATTACCCACAAGATCATCATCGCGAATTGTCAGATCCGAGTAGTCGCGCCATTCGTCGGGATAGCCGACCTTTACGATATAAGCGTCGAGTTTCTCAATTGCGGCCGCCTTAGTATTCGTCGTCATCCAGTCGAGTTGTTCGATCCGTCGGCGCAGCGCCCCCCGGAGGTCGGCGATGATGGCCTCCACGCGAGCTTTCGACGTCGGTGGGAAGTACCGCTCGGCGTAGATTCGACCAACGGCCCACGCCATATCCCCGAACACCGGGCCCGACTCCAGATCGCCGGCAACTTGCCGCACACCTCGCTTCCAACGAGGCTCTTCTTCTTGCTGGCCATTGAGCGCATGACCATAGAGTTGGAATCTCGGTCCGTTGAAGTCTTGAGAGAGATACTTGGCCGCGCTGCTGGTGGCTTGAAATGCGAGCCACGCTTTCACGGTCGAGATCGGTGTCCGGGCGAAGATCGCCGCGATTTTCGGAAAGGCTGTTCTCTCCGCGACGATAACGCGGTCCACTTTCGCAAGTCCTGCTTCGTTCAGGAAACTCCTCCACGGGAAGTCCGGCGCAAAATTCTCGAGCATCGCGACAGTCATCGGGTTATAGGTTTTGTCGACCTCTCTCCTGTCGGCTGCGCTCCAACTGGCCGCCGCGATCGAACTCTCCAATTGAACGATGCGATCGGCCTCGGCTGGTGGGTCCGCCCAACGAATCGCCCCAAGCATGTACTCGACGTATGCTTGGTACTGTCGTCGGATCTCTTTCGTTGCCGCATCGCCTTCCAGGTAGTATTCTCGACTCGGCAAACCCAGGCCGGATTGCTTTAGCTTCACGGCGTAGCTTGTTGGATCGCGTTGGTCGATCTCGATGGCGATCTCGAAAAAACTATTCACAAAATTAAAATTGGCGCGTCCCATCATTGTCCCCAGCTCCTCGTGACTTCGCGTTGAGCGAATTGCCGCCAAAAGAGGGTCAAGGGGCTTTTCCCGGAGTAACTCGATCCGTGACTCGTCCATGAAGGACTTGTAGAAGGCGCCTATTTTTCGATTGGTGTCACCTGGGTCGTGATCTACGCCATCTGCAGAAGCCTCTAGAATCTCGCGGATACGAGCTTGAGTCAGATCAGTCATTTGAGTGCGTAGGCTC from Candidatus Limnocylindrales bacterium harbors:
- the pyrF gene encoding orotidine-5'-phosphate decarboxylase, which encodes MTVRSAGLRERARERLIFALDVSTAREAGVLVRQLRDSVGMFKVGKQLFLREGPRIISYIRERGAEVFLDLKFHDIPQTVARASVEATRLGVAMFNVHASGSTPMMREAVRQVRRACRTEHLRRPRMLAVTVLTSLSATELTSVGVSAPVEDQVLRLALLAMESGMDGVVASPHEIRVIREACGPRFLIVTPGIRRTADDKGDQTRVNGPAEAVAAGADYVVVGRPIREANDPRMEAELIIDEIAEALLNRRRI
- a CDS encoding M90 family metallopeptidase, with the translated sequence MFRALKERRRRRLRETPPDAAWEAMLERRLVLYRRLPPADRSELAGHMHVLLAEKNFEGCGGFEMTDEAKALIVAQASLLLLHRESDYYPALQSVLVYPDAYVVPVQYEAGGGMVVEEHVDHIGESWQTGSLILSWKDVLLGAAGRDRGCNVVLHEFAHQIDAETGDTDGTPPIADPELAARWTQVFEREYEKLCEMADRRRRTFIDEYGATHPSEFFAVATEHFFMEPAAFAKRHAELYRVLSAFWQQDPARW
- a CDS encoding M13 family metallopeptidase; protein product: MRCSIRDRWWSIRRCLMSARTRLLQRAAMLGILTVACTTTKHQSQSPMHYGNWGIDTSSINTAIRPGDDFFRYANDRWLARTPIPVDKPKVSLRTQMTDLTQARIREILEASADGVDHDPGDTNRKIGAFYKSFMDESRIELLREKPLDPLLAAIRSTRSHEELGTMMGRANFNFVNSFFEIAIEIDQRDPTSYAVKLKQSGLGLPSREYYLEGDAATKEIRRQYQAYVEYMLGAIRWADPPAEADRIVQLESSIAAASWSAADRREVDKTYNPMTVAMLENFAPDFPWRSFLNEAGLAKVDRVIVAERTAFPKIAAIFARTPISTVKAWLAFQATSSAAKYLSQDFNGPRFQLYGHALNGQQEEEPRWKRGVRQVAGDLESGPVFGDMAWAVGRIYAERYFPPTSKARVEAIIADLRGALRRRIEQLDWMTTNTKAAAIEKLDAYIVKVGYPDEWRDYSDLTIRDDDLVGNVRRAAEAQWAHEMQRLQRRVDRNEWVWFTPQTNNASNDGDRRHIDIPAAVLQPPMFDPQADAAVNYGAIGAYIGHEWTHGFDDQGRKLDSQGRLRNWWSKADDEAFRTRSTELRRQYEQFVPLPGIHVNGQLTLGENIADLGGVLLAIDAYHAALGGVPPPTLDGFTGDQRVFLGWAQAWRGKVSEEFLRNQVKTDPHSPRQYRVNGVLRNIDSWYEAFNIQPGDKLFVSPEERVRLW